The genomic window AAAGCCTCTGCCGTCGGTTGCTCGTGTTCTTCAATATGCAGGCTATCATAAAATAAAGCTAAATCATTTTGATTAAGTACCTTATTACCATTTAAAATAATAATAGAGTTGATAGCCCCTTCAATATCGTGGGCCTGATGGGTGCTAATTAAAGTTACCAAATTAGCCTCGTTACGCCTTTGTAACAAAAGCTTACGTAAAATAACTTTACTAGGAATATCCAGCCCATTGGTTGGCTCGTCCAGCAATAAATATTTACAGTTGGTTGCCAAAGCAAAAGCAATAAAAAACTTTTTTTTGTTACCAAAACTTAATTTAGCCAAAGGTAAGCGGTTATTTACCTCAAACTCGGCTAAATAACTATTAAATTGCTCGTGGCTAAAACCCGGATAAAAAGCCGAGTATAACTTAACATATTGCTGCTGCGTAAGTTTAGGCAGTTTAAAATCTTCGGCCACAAAAAAGACGTTGGCTAAAAAAGCGGCCTGCCTTTGCTGCGGGGTAAACTCGTCTACCATAATAGTACCGGCCTGCGGAAAAAGTAGCCCGCTGGCTAACTTTAAGAGAGTACTTTTACCCTCGCCATTTTTACCAAAAAGCCCGCAAATAGTACCGGCTTGCAAGTTAAGCGAAAAATCTTGATAAACCAGCACACTTTTAGGGTAACGATAGTTAATTGAGGTTAAATTTATCATTATTAAATCATTATAGATAGCTAACCTTTAAAAGTCAAGACTATTTTTTAAGATTAACGCAATATTCAACATTCCTAAATTACATTAAAAAAATGCAGCGCCGTAGCGCTGCACTTAATTTAATAAAAAATTTATTTTAAATAATTACTAATAGAAGCCGCCGCTGTGCGGCCCTGTCCCATTGCTAAAATAACGGTAGCTGCTCCCAGCACAATATCGCCGCCGGCATAAACACCATCTAAACTGGTTTTACCGTCATCGTTGGTAACGATATTGCCCCATTTGTTGCACTCTAGGCCCGGCGTCGTCATACGGATAAGCGGGTTGCTGCTGTTACCAATAGCAACAATTACTAAATCTACATCCATAATAAACTCGCTGCCGGCAATCGCTATAGGACGGCGGCGGCCTGAACTATCCGGCTCGCCCAGTTCGCAGCGCAAACATTTTAAGCCGGCTACTTCGCTTTTATCGTTGCCAAGCACCTCGATGGGCTGAGTTAAATAATCGAAGATAACCCCTTCTTCGGCGGCATGATGGATTTCTTCCAGCCTTGCCGGCATTTCTTCAGCGGTACGGCGGTAAACAATATGCACCTCTTCGGCTCCTAAACGCAGGGCCGTACGCGCAGCGTCCATTGCTACGTTACCGCCGCCCAGCACCGCTACCCTCTTTTTACGCGGGATAGGCGTGCTGCTTTCGTTATGATAAGCTTTCATTAAATTACTTCGTGTTAAATATTCGTTAGCGCTAAGTACGCCGATAAAATTTTCGCCGGGAATATTCATAAAAACCGGCAAACCGGCCCCGCTGGCGACAAAAACGGCATCAAAACCGTCATCTTTAATAAGTTGATGGATAGTACGGGTGCGGCCAACTAAAAAGTCGGTATGAAAAACCACACCCATCTTTTTAAGGCCGGCAATTTCGGCCTCGACAATTGTTTTAGGCAACCTAAACTCGGGAATACCGTACATGGTAACGCCGCCCAACTTTTGAAAAGCCTCAAAAACCTCTACGGTGTGGCCGGCCTTAATTAAATCGCCGGCCGCCGCTAAGGCCGCCGGACCGCTGCCCACTAAAGCCACACGCTTGCCGGTGTTAGCGGCCACCGCCGGTGTTTTAACTTCGCCCTGTGCAGCTTCGTAGTCGGCCACAAAACGCTCAAGACGGCCAATCATTACGGCCTTCTCCACATCTTTTAGGCTTTTACCCACGGTACAACGCTCCATACACTGGGTTTCTTGCGGGCAAACCCGCCCGCAAATGGCCGGCAGCATATTGGTTTCTTTTATAATAGCTACCCCTTTGCTAAAATCGCCGTCCTCGATGGCTTTAATAAAGCCGGGAATATCTATGCCCACCGGGCAACCGGCTATACAAGGGGCATTTTTACACTGCAAACAACGCCGCGCCTCCAGCATAGCTTGCTCGGCGCTGTAACCTAAAGCTACTTCGCTCATATTGTGGCTGCGCTCTTTAG from Spirochaetaceae bacterium includes these protein-coding regions:
- a CDS encoding ABC transporter ATP-binding protein, producing MINLTSINYRYPKSVLVYQDFSLNLQAGTICGLFGKNGEGKSTLLKLASGLLFPQAGTIMVDEFTPQQRQAAFLANVFFVAEDFKLPKLTQQQYVKLYSAFYPGFSHEQFNSYLAEFEVNNRLPLAKLSFGNKKKFFIAFALATNCKYLLLDEPTNGLDIPSKVILRKLLLQRRNEANLVTLISTHQAHDIEGAINSIIILNGNKVLNQNDLALFYDSLHIEEHEQPTAEALYSEQTATSYSCLMQGPPSNKGERVTVEFIFNALLTNSAAIEEALKGNFNITSRKGV
- the gltA gene encoding NADPH-dependent glutamate synthase translates to MSTLQEQAKTLLTQLKDKELTNKERLAIPVQDMPCQEAKERSHNMSEVALGYSAEQAMLEARRCLQCKNAPCIAGCPVGIDIPGFIKAIEDGDFSKGVAIIKETNMLPAICGRVCPQETQCMERCTVGKSLKDVEKAVMIGRLERFVADYEAAQGEVKTPAVAANTGKRVALVGSGPAALAAAGDLIKAGHTVEVFEAFQKLGGVTMYGIPEFRLPKTIVEAEIAGLKKMGVVFHTDFLVGRTRTIHQLIKDDGFDAVFVASGAGLPVFMNIPGENFIGVLSANEYLTRSNLMKAYHNESSTPIPRKKRVAVLGGGNVAMDAARTALRLGAEEVHIVYRRTAEEMPARLEEIHHAAEEGVIFDYLTQPIEVLGNDKSEVAGLKCLRCELGEPDSSGRRRPIAIAGSEFIMDVDLVIVAIGNSSNPLIRMTTPGLECNKWGNIVTNDDGKTSLDGVYAGGDIVLGAATVILAMGQGRTAAASISNYLK